From a single Actinomyces viscosus genomic region:
- a CDS encoding IS630 family transposase, translating to MRLKSEAVVLLSKGVDTAVVAQVVERTPETVRSWAREWNRYRLASIHTGHAGNLNASRLTATQRQEVAGVLSRPPSEQGLPIGFWDVPHLAAWVYDHFEVEYASAASYRFLLHMAGLSFHRPQTVDQRRPPQADVDQRMSQIRSEIVRKWSDPEVMVVCADEVRIEHEAIVRRAWIRRGDAARLEVDRRRQAQSYIGFLHETDGTVDLMTLDWQDTGTITQALIDLTVKHPDKKKIVIVWDNASWHRSAKLTNSLKTIKNLERIHLINLPAYSPDENPIEHVWKEAKDSISNHQRATFPQTRQAFETFIQANKFPYRLTK from the coding sequence ATGCGTTTGAAGTCCGAGGCGGTCGTGCTGCTGTCCAAGGGTGTGGATACCGCGGTCGTGGCCCAGGTCGTCGAGCGCACGCCCGAGACGGTGCGCAGCTGGGCTCGGGAGTGGAACCGGTACCGCCTGGCCTCAATCCACACCGGTCACGCCGGCAACCTCAACGCCTCCAGGCTCACCGCCACCCAGCGCCAGGAGGTGGCCGGGGTACTGTCCCGGCCCCCGTCGGAGCAGGGCCTGCCCATCGGGTTCTGGGACGTGCCCCATCTGGCGGCCTGGGTCTACGACCACTTCGAGGTGGAGTACGCCTCTGCCGCCTCCTACCGGTTCCTGCTGCACATGGCGGGCCTGTCCTTCCACCGCCCCCAGACCGTTGACCAGCGCCGCCCGCCCCAGGCGGACGTTGACCAGCGCATGAGCCAGATCCGTTCCGAGATCGTCCGCAAGTGGTCCGATCCCGAGGTGATGGTGGTGTGCGCCGACGAGGTGCGTATCGAGCACGAGGCGATCGTGCGCAGGGCGTGGATCCGCCGGGGGGACGCCGCCCGCCTGGAGGTCGACCGCCGCCGCCAGGCCCAGTCCTACATCGGCTTCCTGCACGAGACCGACGGCACCGTCGACTTGATGACCCTCGACTGGCAGGACACCGGCACCATCACCCAGGCCCTGATCGACCTGACCGTGAAGCACCCCGACAAGAAGAAGATCGTCATCGTGTGGGACAACGCCTCCTGGCACCGTTCAGCAAAGCTCACAAACAGCCTCAAGACCATCAAGAACCTCGAGAGGATCCACCTGATCAACCTACCCGCCTACAGCCCCGACGAGAACCCCATCGAGCACGTCTGGAAAGAAGCAAAGGACAGTATCAGCAACCACCAAAGAGCCACATTCCCCCAAACCCGACAAGCATTCGAGACCTTCATCCAGGCAAACAAGTTCCCCTACCGACTCACAAAATAA
- a CDS encoding NTP pyrophosphohydrolase: protein MERRFTTWTVSPRFGLRNNFLTPQTPNIIFNEIKDQLESPKFLRLGGFFSFGVCALPEGVMWPEDVPKNDPSLNSYMQVAGVHEAMTVEVRVSDGGDSYTHYAVAREPVADPEAWATVSWDDGGPEPFRIQVHPEEVFTGEQAVPVFRAYIEDGALPPVELLRRLDV from the coding sequence ATGGAAAGACGTTTTACGACATGGACCGTCAGTCCGAGGTTCGGCTTAAGGAATAATTTCCTCACTCCGCAGACGCCGAACATAATTTTCAACGAGATAAAAGATCAGCTGGAGTCTCCGAAATTCCTGCGACTCGGCGGTTTCTTTTCGTTTGGTGTGTGCGCGCTTCCGGAGGGGGTGATGTGGCCGGAGGATGTTCCCAAGAACGACCCTTCCCTCAACAGCTACATGCAGGTCGCAGGTGTTCATGAGGCGATGACTGTTGAGGTGCGGGTCTCCGACGGAGGTGACTCCTACACTCACTACGCGGTGGCTCGTGAGCCTGTGGCTGATCCTGAGGCGTGGGCGACGGTGTCCTGGGATGACGGGGGCCCTGAGCCCTTCAGGATCCAGGTCCACCCTGAGGAGGTGTTCACCGGTGAGCAGGCTGTGCCGGTGTTTCGGGCCTACATTGAGGACGGTGCCCTGCCGCCGGTCGAGCTGCTGCGCCGACTTGATGTCTGA